The following are encoded together in the Oncorhynchus gorbuscha isolate QuinsamMale2020 ecotype Even-year linkage group LG03, OgorEven_v1.0, whole genome shotgun sequence genome:
- the LOC124032103 gene encoding G-patch domain and KOW motifs-containing protein-like gives MASSQHEQYTSNVDTSTSSVQQQGDRKAGAVSFGFSKTLSKFKSSRDEDIDADERDYLTGVDGKELLSTKPVEKLKELIIPLIQRNRWCSRQENKAGLVQGQGDGGRVKAKTQPPSQEQDSVESQAVKEIIEESQRQLDQWKNGDQADPNLTIPLLMQNQAPQGFEDGDHIKVDLRPESSTEADYDSVPVEAYGLAMLKGMGWKAGEGIGRTFKQDVKPIEHQLRPKGLGLGADRSSIRDLEPSGPRRPPKPGDERKEETLVLGPGGHVLVESGAHKDLYGKIEGVDPDNARVMVKLAIGSKTVTISQYALKLVDRTEYDKNCKDLSRLSRAHKEKEKEKERQRLEEKEKRNNEDERKKDGGKDQRKRKHRDSSQDREKPMAKLPPASSPWLQRDLKVRFVDKAFKGGRYYNSKMRIEDVLTPNICVCRTEEGRFLDDVKQTMLETIVPKSDSDDIMVVLGEHRGQVGRILQRDRDRSRAMVQLDRYEEKVFTLDYDSICHYVGGGDH, from the exons ATGGCGTCGTCGCAACATGAACAATACACCAGTAATGTTGATACTTCAACATCTAGTGTTCAACAGCAAGGAGATAGAAAAGCAGGGGCTGTATCTTTTGGTTTTAGCAAAACTTTAAGTAAATTTAAATCTAGTCGGGATGAAGATATAGATGCAGATGAGCGAGATTATTTAACAGGAGTCGATGGGAAAGAATTGCTAAG tacCAAGCCTGTGGAGAAGCTGAAGGAGCTGATCATTCCACTCATCCAAAGGAACCGCTGGTGCAGCAGGCAGGAAAACAAAGCTGGCCTGGTCCAGGGGCAAGGTGATGGAGGAAGGGTTAAAGCCAAAACACAACCCCCCTCTCAGGAGCAGGACTCAGTGGAATCACAGGCTGTCAAAGAAATTATTGAAG AATCCCAGAGGCAGCTTGACCAGTGGAAAAATGGGGACCAGGCAGACCCCAACCTCACCATCCCCCTGCTGATGCAGAACCAGGCTCCACAGGGGTTTGAGGATGGAGACCACATCAAGGTGGACCTGCGACCAGAGTCT TCCACAGAGGCAGACTATGACAGTGTTCCTGTGGAGGCGTACGGGTTAGCCATGCTGAAGGGGATGGGCTGGAAGGCAGGAGAGGGAATTGGACGGACCTTCAAACA AGATGTGAAGCCTATAGAGCACCAGCTGAGGCCTAAGGGTCTTGGTCTGGGAGCTGATCGCTCTTCCATAAGAGACCTGGAGCCCAGTGGGCCCCGGAGGCCCCCCAAGCCAGGCGATGAGCGGAAGGAGGAGACCCTCGTCCTGGGGCCTGGAGGCCATGTGCTGGTTGAGTCTGGAGCACACAAGGACCTTTACGGGAAG ATCGAAGGGGTTGATCCGGACAATGCACGAGTAATGGTCAAGCTCGCAATTGGTAGCAAGACTGTGACAATCAGTCAATATGCACTGAAACTGGTTGACCGCACAGAATATGACAAAAACTGCAAAGACCTCA GTCGCCTAAGCAGGGCCCACaaagaaaaggagaaagagaaggaacggCAGAGactggaagagaaggagaaaaggaatAATGAAGATGAGAGGAagaaagatggagggaaggaCCAAAGAAAAAGGAAACATCGGGATTCAAGTCAGGACAG AGAGAAGCCTATGGCGAAACTACCCCCTGCTTCATCCCCCTGGCTCCAGAGAGACCTGAAAGTTCGCTTTGTAGATAAAGCTTTCAAAGGGGGAAGATACTACAATTCAAAG ATGCGAATAGAGGATGTCTTGACGCCAAACATCTGTGTGTGTCGTACTGAGGAAGGCAGATTCTTAGATG ATGTTAAACAGACAATGCTAGAGACCATTGTGCCAAAGAGTGACTCGGACGACATCATGGTTGTACTCGGTGAACACAGAGGGCAG GTGGGCCGTATCctccagagggacagagaccgaAGCAGAGCCATGGTGCAGCTGGACAGATATGAGGAGAAAGTCTTCACCCTGGACTATGACTCCATCTGCCATTATGTAGGAGGGGGAGATCACTGA
- the LOC124032104 gene encoding mitochondrial import inner membrane translocase subunit Tim17-B-like isoform X1 — MCRHTARTATTNMEEYAREPCPWRIVDDCGGAFTMGAIGGGVFQSIKGFRNAPVGFQHRLKGSANAVRIRAPQIGGSFAVWGGLFSTIDCGLVHIRGKEDPWNSITSGAMTGAVLAARSGPLAMMGSAMMGGILLALIEGFGILLTRYTAQQFQNPSPFVYDPSQLPPKDASQQQTGFQ, encoded by the exons ATGTGTCGTCACACAGCCCGAACAGCAACAACAAACATGGAGGAATATGCCCGTGAACCTTG TCCCTGGAGAATAGTAGATGATTGTGGTGGTGCATTCACCATGGGGGCCATCGGCGGAGGTGTATTCCAGTCAATCAAGGGCTTTCGGAACGCTCCTGTG GGCTTTCAGCACAGACTAAAAGGTAGTGCCAATGCTGTGAGAATAAGAGCTCCACAGATCGGAG GTAGCTTTGCTGTGTGGGGTGGACTTTTCTCAACGATCGACTGTGGTCTGGTCCATATTCGAGGGAAAGAGGATCCCTGGAACTCTATAACTAGTGGAGCGATGACTGGGGCAGTCCTGGCTGCACGCA GTGGGCCCTTGGCTATGATGGGGTCAGCTATGATGGGGGGCATCCTACTGGCCCTGATCGAGGGCTTTGGGATCCTTCTGACCAGATACACAGCACAGCAGTTTCAGAACC CAAGTCCCTTTGTGTATGACCCCAGCCAGCTTCCTCCGAAGGATGCCAGCCAACAACAGACTGGGTTCCAGTAG
- the LOC124032104 gene encoding mitochondrial import inner membrane translocase subunit Tim17-B-like isoform X2, translated as MNKVPWRIVDDCGGAFTMGAIGGGVFQSIKGFRNAPVGFQHRLKGSANAVRIRAPQIGGSFAVWGGLFSTIDCGLVHIRGKEDPWNSITSGAMTGAVLAARSGPLAMMGSAMMGGILLALIEGFGILLTRYTAQQFQNPSPFVYDPSQLPPKDASQQQTGFQ; from the exons ATGAACAAAGT TCCCTGGAGAATAGTAGATGATTGTGGTGGTGCATTCACCATGGGGGCCATCGGCGGAGGTGTATTCCAGTCAATCAAGGGCTTTCGGAACGCTCCTGTG GGCTTTCAGCACAGACTAAAAGGTAGTGCCAATGCTGTGAGAATAAGAGCTCCACAGATCGGAG GTAGCTTTGCTGTGTGGGGTGGACTTTTCTCAACGATCGACTGTGGTCTGGTCCATATTCGAGGGAAAGAGGATCCCTGGAACTCTATAACTAGTGGAGCGATGACTGGGGCAGTCCTGGCTGCACGCA GTGGGCCCTTGGCTATGATGGGGTCAGCTATGATGGGGGGCATCCTACTGGCCCTGATCGAGGGCTTTGGGATCCTTCTGACCAGATACACAGCACAGCAGTTTCAGAACC CAAGTCCCTTTGTGTATGACCCCAGCCAGCTTCCTCCGAAGGATGCCAGCCAACAACAGACTGGGTTCCAGTAG
- the LOC124032104 gene encoding mitochondrial import inner membrane translocase subunit Tim17-B-like isoform X3, with the protein MGAIGGGVFQSIKGFRNAPVGFQHRLKGSANAVRIRAPQIGGSFAVWGGLFSTIDCGLVHIRGKEDPWNSITSGAMTGAVLAARSGPLAMMGSAMMGGILLALIEGFGILLTRYTAQQFQNPSPFVYDPSQLPPKDASQQQTGFQ; encoded by the exons ATGGGGGCCATCGGCGGAGGTGTATTCCAGTCAATCAAGGGCTTTCGGAACGCTCCTGTG GGCTTTCAGCACAGACTAAAAGGTAGTGCCAATGCTGTGAGAATAAGAGCTCCACAGATCGGAG GTAGCTTTGCTGTGTGGGGTGGACTTTTCTCAACGATCGACTGTGGTCTGGTCCATATTCGAGGGAAAGAGGATCCCTGGAACTCTATAACTAGTGGAGCGATGACTGGGGCAGTCCTGGCTGCACGCA GTGGGCCCTTGGCTATGATGGGGTCAGCTATGATGGGGGGCATCCTACTGGCCCTGATCGAGGGCTTTGGGATCCTTCTGACCAGATACACAGCACAGCAGTTTCAGAACC CAAGTCCCTTTGTGTATGACCCCAGCCAGCTTCCTCCGAAGGATGCCAGCCAACAACAGACTGGGTTCCAGTAG
- the LOC124032107 gene encoding PRA1 family protein 2-like: MFLFRLNIVKMDVQPPPIRTLDDFVLDSSRFAVRDIPHLERWNNRIINNLLYYQSNYFVSFLTFLGIVGFLRPFHLFLGATVVTLIFMGFVWAAENQAPIRQLRRNHPSLALGAILGASFLFITVLGGVSVFLFGIAFPILLILIHASVRLRTIKNKLENKLENIGLKRTPMGLLLESLGQEQEAGS, from the exons ATGTTCCTTTTTAGATTGAATATTGTGAAAATGGACGTGCAGCCGCCTCCTATCCGAACCTTGGATGATTTTGTTTTGGATTCGTCTCGGTTCGCCGTGCGAGACATTCCTCATCTGGAGAGATGGAACAATCGGATCATAAATAACTTGCTCTATTACCAGTCCAACTATTTCGTCTCGTTTTTGACATTCCTGGGAATAGTAGG GTTTTTGCGGCCCTTCCACCTCTTCTTGGGGGCCACAGTGGTGACGTTGATATTTATGGGGTTTGTGTGGGCAGCAGAGAACCAGGCCCCCATCAGACAGTTGCGCCGGAACCACCCATCCCTGGCCCTGGGTGCCATCCTGGGGGCAAGCTTCCTCTTCATCACAGTGCTCGGAGGAGTATCCGTCTTCCTCTTCGGCATAGCCTTCCCCATCTTAT TGATACTGATTCATGCCTCTGTTAGGCTGAGGACCATCAAGAACAAGTTGGAGAACAAGCTGGAGAACATTGGGCTGAAGAGAACACCCATGGGGCTCCTACTGGAGTCACTAGGACAGGAACAGGAGGCTGGGTCctag